The nucleotide window GCACCAATGAGAGGCTTCAGTAGGTACTTATTGGCATTTTTGGGGCCCAGGGCCTTAGCGACAGGTTCAAATAGGTACCAGGCTGTGTACACAGCCGTGTGCTCCTCAGACATGAGTGACAGCACGAAGGGCAGCAGGATCTCCAGACCCTCCGGGGTGATGTCACTCAGCACTGCACCCAGTTGCTGCCACAGAGCAAACACCAGCTCCCGCCCCTGGGCCTCGTCCTCCACGCGTCTCGCCTGATACAGGAGGATGAACTTGTGCAGCGCCGGGAAGTACGGAGGGAAGGGAACCACGGAGCTGAAGGGGCTGAGGAGCTGGGCCGGACAGGGTGGAGGCAATCCCCGGGAGATGGGCCTGTACTCAAAGAGTGGGGCCAgcttgcccctccctgctgccacagggccttcGGGTCCACTGAGCTGCAGGAGCATGTCCAGCACAGGCTGCAGAGACACGGGGATCTCCTTGGGGTGGCGTGTGCAGAGGCCCCGAACGGCCTCGAAGCGTAGCCACAAAGGCGCGTCAGGCTGCAGTGTCCGGACCCTGGTGGCAAACACCATCTCAGCCAACAGGACACCCAGCGCCTGCATGTCCCGATGGAAGAGGTCCTGCAGCTGCACGGGTGGCTGGACCTGGGCATGCTCAGGCACCTCCAATTGGCCCCCTAGGCCTTTGGTCAGGAAGTTGCCTAGTTTCTCCAGCCCTTCCAGAGCCTGCACAGGATTGAAACCCTCGGGAAGAAGAATCttcccctcctcaccttccccaggGTCGGCCCCAGCAGCTTTGTTCCTGCGGCCTGCTCGAGAGGCCGAGGCCACTGAGAAAGACAAAAGGCCTGGGGAGGCTTGACTGGAGGAAGATGCGGAAGAGCCCAGCTGGTCACCTGCTTTCCCTGCGAGGGAGATAGAATCCAGAGCTTCTGTGGCCTGTTCCAAGTCATCTTCCCCTGCCACGGGCCTCTCCCTGGCCCAGCCAGCCTCACAGGGAGTGGCCTCCAAAACCAGCCTGCCCACCCCATTTGTAAGCTGTCCTGGTAAGTCCTCCCGGCCTATGCTCTCCTGGATGGTCTGGAACAACACTCTGGGGATGAGTGGAGGCTCAGGGGCCAGGGCAGGAGCCCCAGCCAGGCGTTGGGGGTGTGGCTGATCGAAGAGCTGCACCACGCCATAGCTGGTCAGGTGTGTGTGGGCATCCACCAGGTGCAGGCACACATTCTTCTCTTTCACAGCCTCCTTGCCCTGGAGTTTGTAGCCAAATGTGAGGTCAATCCAGTGGTGTAGGTCCTGGGACACCTCTCGGCTCTCCAACAGTGCCCGGTGTGCAGACACGAACTCCTGACTGGAGCCACACCAGGCTGGCACATCTAGGTCAGGCATGTCAGGGTGGATGGAACAGAAGATAGAGGGATCGGTGTAGAACTCAGGAATGCACTCGTCGGGTGTCCAGTTCTGCATACGTTCCATGCTGGCAGGATACTCATGGGGCTCCCACTGCGCCCGCACATGTCCACAGAGCACCGACCGGGGTGTCCTCCGAGCCTTGTACACATAATATGTGATGTCGGAAAGCACGTCCGAGATGTGGTGAGGAACGTGAGGTGGCTCCCCGCCACCCGCACCACCTGCTACAAATGCCTGCCGCGTCATCTCGTATGTGAAGTCCAGCTGCTTATCCCCCTTGTTGAGGCGGAACTTGGACTTGCGCAGGTCTCGAAAGCGCCCGTGGGGTGTGGTAAAGTCCACCACCCAGGGCAGCACTGGGTGGTAGTTGGGATCCCCCTGCCGCCGACCTGCCAGCCTATTTAGCTGCATGAGGTAGTGAAAGTTGCTGATGCGGCCATGGACCCAATCCAACACAAGGCCTCTAAGTTCCTCCCGGCAGGTGGGACAcccagcccccccacctccctcctctccaagTGCAGTGCCTGGCCCAGCCCTTGATACAGGGGTCtcctcattctcttcctccctgggcCTCTCGTAAGCACTCAGGTCCAGCCGGAGCTCGCTGCAAAGCTTCTCATCCACAGCGATGTGGTGCAAAGTTAGGGCCCCGCAGGCCAGTCCCTGGCGGTGACAGGCATCCATAGCCCTCAGCACACGGAAGAGAATGAAGAGCACCTTGGCTTGGCTGTTGGTCAGCTTGGCAGGGCTGAAGGTGACCACATCGTGCAGGGAAAACTGCACATAAGGGTGCACCACGTACAGCATCTCTGGCGACTCCAGCAGGGCCTCAGCTCGCAAAAGACTGGGACAGGCCAAGCTGCCCCGAGGGGGACAGGGACCATCTCTTGTATATGATGGGCACTGGGTAAATTCACCCACTGACAGGAAGGAACAACCATAGACCCTCTGCAGAGCCTGTCGTACTAAGTCCAGGGCAGGGACAGCTGAAGGGGCAGGGCTATGACTATACGGCTGCCCATAAGTACGATAAGCATGGCGCCACAGGTTGCGATAATTCTGGGCAGCCACATCCTGCATGAAGCGAGTGAGGGTCTCAGGGCTGCCGGACCCTTCCTCGAAAGGCAAGCCGCCACGGAGGGGGTAGGACAGCCTCCGCTTCCGCAGCCCGTGCACCTCCACGCGCGTCCAGCCGGGGGGCAGCTTCTGCACGGAGCGTTGCAGAAGAGTCCTCACTTCCGCCTCGCTCAGGCCCTCTGCCCGGGGGCAGGGTCCCAGGGGCAGCCGGCGCTCTCGGAGGCTGGCCAGCCAGCGCGCGGGCACTAAGGCCACCACGTGGGTGCCCCCCGGGGCCGCAGCCAGCTGCCGGGCATCGATGTTCAGGTCCCTCTCCACGCTCTGGAGCAGCTCCTCCATGTCGGGGCTTGGGGGCGGGGACCAGCCTTCGGCCCCGTTGGTAAGAGCGACTTCCCGCCCCCTGCTCCCCGGGGCCATCCCCTCCTGGCCGCCTGGGGGCAGCGCGGGGCTGAGCCCGGCCACGGCCCTTCCCGCGACGGCTTCCGGGGTGCCAGGCCGGGCGGGTAGGGACGGGCGAGGCACCCGGGCTGAGGCAGaggcggggggcggaggggccGGGGACCGAGGAGGGGAGGGCGGGAACGCTCTTACCCCACTGCAGGGTCCTGCGCTCCGGGCACAGCCGGGCAGGGGCTGCGGGGCGCCCGAGCCTGGCTCTGCCGTGACTGGTCAGCTGACTCGGCTCACGTGATCGCCCCGGCACGGAAACAACCGCACGTGGCTCAAATGGGCCGGTCGGACCGCGCCTCCCGCCGGCGCCACCGCCTGGCAGGCCTCGGTGCCCTCCCTCCCAGTGCAGTCGCGACTTCGCTTTCTCGGGGTGCAGGAGAGGGGGATGCTGAACAGCCCATGAGatttccctccctgcttcctcctgcaCGCACCAGGACGTGGATTGAGGAAGGATTTTGCCGGAGATCCCAGCCTTTAGCTGGCTGATACCACCGCCCCTCtggttttacagataagaaaccgATGGCAGAGCCGGGCTTTTGACATTAAGTCCCTTCAGCGCCTCCATGCTGCCTACCAAGAGAAGGAGCTTTTAATTTTCCAACACATTTAATCAGTAGCATTCCATTTGGCTTTTACAACACCCCTAAAATACAGAAGACAGTTAATACTCTTTATATTTCACAAGTCATAACCAAGAGCCGCCAAAGAGACTTGCCCAAGTGGCAGAATGGCAACTTAGAAGCTGGTGCACACCTTTCTGTCCTAcagtcctcccccctcccccccagccctctcagggctctttctttctctctttcaaattctGAGCCATCTGAGAGGGAGAAAAGTGGCCCAGGCCCAGAGGCCTGTAGTTCTTGGGAGGAAAGGTTCCCCCAAGACTTCCCGTTGAAGATCTGCCTCTGAGGTGCCAGAGCCTGCCTGCTGTGGTCAGAGCCTTGCAGTTGCTACCTTGGCTAGGGGAACGGTGCAGCACAGGACAGGGAGCAGAAACCAGACAGCTGGTGCCAAAACTATCCGGGGGTCTCGGTTCTGACCCATTTGAGGACATTGTAGCAAAACCACTGGCTCTGTTTTTTTGAGTCTCACTCCTAGGAGATTTTGCCTCAAGTAGGAGTTTGGTGTAGAGGGAGGAATCCATAAAGGCACTCAAGAAAAACTActgtcccggggcgcctgggtggctcaggcggttaagcatccatctccatttcggctcgggtcatgatctcatggttcatgggttcgagccccacatcaggctctgtgctgcactgagtctgcttgggattctctctctccctctctctgcctctcccttgctcatgctctctctctctttcaaaagtaaataaataaaacttaaaaacagttttttaattaaaaaaaaaataaaaactacagtcCTAATTAGAGAGGAAACAAATGGTTCAGCTATGATCTGATTCCATCTGCATCCTCTTGAAGACACAGTGGGAGCCCCGGATGTGCTTGTTCACATGGCCTTGGGCAGTTATAACTTACAACCATCATTCATGGAGCACTGATTAGGAGCCAGGCACCCGACTAACACTTTGCATATCTTGTTTTGTTTAAGGAGATATTTTTATAACCATTTAGGATGAGGAAGCTGACTACCttaggcaacttgcccaaggtcacactgctaagAGTTGGTAGAGCCAAATTTCAAACCCAAAGTATCTCATTCTAAAACCAATGTTCACTGTGCTCCTTGGccatgaagttttattttttcacctgaGAAATTAGGCGTTCTTTGACAATCTCGCATCCCGAACTTTGGTCTGAGTACCTGAGGCCAGAGAACGGGTTTTGATGGTCAGTGGGTAGTGCCTGCTTCTTAGTACCAATAAAATTGGGTCCACCTGGTCTTTGCTCTGGTTTGTTTACCTAGTCTGAATAGGcactactttttctttctgtaagttCGTGTATGTCCTGCCCTCTAGTGGTTTTGGCTTGCAGTACAACAATGACCTTGAGTGTAACTAACCTTaagaattcttttcttcctttgaataGGATGTCCTTACAATGCTGGGCACTAAGATTTCTGGGGCACTGACACCTTCCCCAACCTGAGGCCtgaaacagtggttttcaaactttatgATGTACTTCTGATTCAGTAGTCTGGAATGAGACCCAGGGACCCAAATTTTTAACAAGCACCCCAGTTAATTCTGATGCAGGCAATCTGCAGGCCACATCTTGATATAATGCTCTGTAACAGCTCAATTCCCAAATTTCCCTGGAATCCCAACCCAAGCACCCTTGGGCTTTGGAGAATCTGGGACCAAATTAGCCACTCCCTTTCGCCAACTTCAATATTGAGTTTCCTGGAGGTCATGGCTTGGATAGTCAAGGAGGGAAGTTGCAGCTGCCCCGGCAGTCAGCCCATGCTGAGTGAGGTTAGTTTTTGCTGATCTGGCAGTGAGAAAAGTGAAGGAAGCTAACATTTAGTGTGCCAACTGTGGGCCAGTgggccaggtactgtgctaggtgTTTTCGAACATAATCCttttcgggacacctgggtggttcagtaggtttaagcatttgacttcagctcaggtcatgatctcaccattcatgagttcgagccccttactgggctctctgctgtcaacacagagcctgcttcagatcctctgtctcctctctttctgctcctcccccctcatgtgctctctctctctctctcaaaaataaacattttaaaaatttttaataaaaacaacataatcCTTTTTTAATCCCTACAATAAACTCTGAATTTATTATTCACTctattttgtggatgaggaaattgaggtgcagagatgttgagcatcttcaaGTTCAGAGCTGGtaagagctggaatttgaatccaAGTTTGTTGATTTCGGTAGTTCTCAATTGGGGGAGATTTTGgcccccaggggacatctggTAATGTCCTGAGACATTCGTGGTTGTCATAACTGCAGGGTGGGGGTGTTGCTAATTCCATCTAGtggaccagggatgctgctaaaataTGCTACAAacgacagcccccacaacaagaAATTAtctagcccaaaatgtcaatactgctgaggttgagaaaccctggacTCAAAGCCTGTGCTTTTGCCcaatggggtgggaggggtgagggggaatGGAGAGTTAGCAGAACAAAATGGACATGGGCCTACTCCGAGGGTCTTGGATAAGAAGGGAATGAGACTTCCACTGTAAGGATAATGGATAATGGGGGCAGCTGGTGAGGTTCCTCTTTCTTCCAAGCTTGGCCAAGGCCCTGCTCAGTTTCTCCCAACCTTGCCAAGTCAGTCCTGGGACTTAACACTAAACTTGTCCTGGAATGACCCTGACTCCCTGCTCAGGGCTGGGGTAAAAATATTTACCTGGGTCTTCCTGCAGGACTGCCCAGCCAAAGCCTCTGGTTTCTGGGATCAGTGCATTCCACTTGCAGTCTCTGGGAGGCTCCACATTAGCACGCCTGCCGTGGAGGGTGAGAGTGTAAATAAAACAAGGGCCAGGTGGCATCTAAGTTATAAGTGGAGTGAATGGGTGAAGCCAAGAGAGTCCCATTAGCTAGTCCCAGTGTGGGAAGGAATAAGGCAACTTGAGTAGGGAGTAGGGG belongs to Acinonyx jubatus isolate Ajub_Pintada_27869175 chromosome E1, VMU_Ajub_asm_v1.0, whole genome shotgun sequence and includes:
- the WDR81 gene encoding WD repeat-containing protein 81 isoform X2 — translated: MAPGSRGREVALTNGAEGWSPPPSPDMEELLQSVERDLNIDARQLAAAPGGTHVVALVPARWLASLRERRLPLGPCPRAEGLSEAEVRTLLQRSVQKLPPGWTRVEVHGLRKRRLSYPLRGGLPFEEGSGSPETLTRFMQDVAAQNYRNLWRHAYRTYGQPYSHSPAPSAVPALDLVRQALQRVYGCSFLSVGEFTQCPSYTRDGPCPPRGSLACPSLLRAEALLESPEMLYVVHPYVQFSLHDVVTFSPAKLTNSQAKVLFILFRVLRAMDACHRQGLACGALTLHHIAVDEKLCSELRLDLSAYERPREEENEETPVSRAGPGTALGEEGGGGAGCPTCREELRGLVLDWVHGRISNFHYLMQLNRLAGRRQGDPNYHPVLPWVVDFTTPHGRFRDLRKSKFRLNKGDKQLDFTYEMTRQAFVAGGAGGGEPPHVPHHISDVLSDITYYVYKARRTPRSVLCGHVRAQWEPHEYPASMERMQNWTPDECIPEFYTDPSIFCSIHPDMPDLDVPAWCGSSQEFVSAHRALLESREVSQDLHHWIDLTFGYKLQGKEAVKEKNVCLHLVDAHTHLTSYGVVQLFDQPHPQRLAGAPALAPEPPLIPRVLFQTIQESIGREDLPGQLTNGVGRLVLEATPCEAGWARERPVAGEDDLEQATEALDSISLAGKAGDQLGSSASSSSQASPGLLSFSVASASRAGRRNKAAGADPGEGEEGKILLPEGFNPVQALEGLEKLGNFLTKGLGGQLEVPEHAQVQPPVQLQDLFHRDMQALGVLLAEMVFATRVRTLQPDAPLWLRFEAVRGLCTRHPKEIPVSLQPVLDMLLQLSGPEGPVAAGRGKLAPLFEYRPISRGLPPPCPAQLLSPFSSVVPFPPYFPALHKFILLYQARRVEDEAQGRELVFALWQQLGAVLSDITPEGLEILLPFVLSLMSEEHTAVYTAWYLFEPVAKALGPKNANKYLLKPLIGAYESPCRLHGRFYLYTDCFVAQLMVRLGLQAFLIHLLPHVLQVLAGVEASQEESKGLVGATEDEESELPGARPSPCAFGEEIQMDGEPAASSGLGLPDYTSGVSFHDQAYLPETEDFQAGLYVAESPQPQEAEAVSLGRLSDKSSTSETSLGEERAADEGGAPVDKSSLRSGDSSQDLKQSEGSEEEEEEEEGCVVLEEEEGEGEQDDITRASELTLSDTVLSMDTVVARGGDTDGEEEEEPLTEQSEGKEQKILLDTACKMVRWLSAKLGPTVASRYVARNLLRLLTSCYVGPTRQQFTVSSGESPPLSAGNIYQKRPVLGDIVSGPVLSCLLHIAHLYGEPVLTYQYLPYISYLVAPGGTSGPSRLNSRKEAGLLAAVTLTQKIIVYLSDTTLMDILPRISHEVLLPVLSFLTSLVTGFPSGAQARTVLCVKTISLIALICLRIGQEMVQQHLSEPVATFFQVFSQLHELRHQELKLDPVGRSEGQLPEVAFSDGQQRLVDPTLLDELQKVTSSGKSSPTTSWLGSWRGCIWRPSVRAVAALPAWSPRCPAPALSGTPRVGAAPGTTATRGPLGACWSGTASRFPMTLSLRAPACWAPSLALAVGAPAARRTTR